The sequence cgcctccgtctcagaagcactgtgttcacctggcctatcaacccagcttgggtctgtcacctcatcatcctccgatccctcagtctgctcccccctcggacttccttccctgacaacaacttcaccactgtctgacaaccgtgtctcctcatcgtccgacacctctttacacacttcttccactacgtcaataatgtcatcatcacccacagactgtgactggtggaaaacctgggcattggaaaattgctcagcagcaaccggacaagtggtttgtgactgtgggaagggtccagaaaacagttcctcagagtatgccggttcaaatgccaaattttgctgggagagggcagactggggggaaggaggctgaggtggaggagctggaggagtgctgatttcggtgacatgggtggactgcgtggaagactgactggtggacaaatggctagaagcattgtccgcaatccacgacatcacctcttcgcactgttctggcctcaacagtgctctaccaccttgagacatgatgaagctcgggagtgtagctctgcagcgttcccctgctccctcatcagcaggtggtgtctcaccccgcccaggaccacggcctctgacccctgcagtagttggacgcccacgtccacgccctcgtcctctacccctagccctcgggttaaacattttcaaaattaaagtgtaaacttaaaattttttttttttgtgttttttttttttaaaacaaaacgatgctatcctattgctatggctagtttctaacctatactgacagcacacaactggattttgtgctgtgccagatgactttgagttataagataaataaacgtaaaaaataaataaatcagcagactgttcctaattcaaatcaaacccctaataaattgtcccacttcggtgtttgaggtggatatgtgtgtcactaagagctaaagacaacggtcgcaagtctccctgcaaattactcacaatatggtactagctgcactactaatgccagcaagcccagcacaagcaaaccaaaaaaaaggaaaatataacactattgtaggcctaaatacgccgttggggttctcctatggctattttctagcccacactcaaagcacactgctttggcagattaatgtgagttctaaaaagaaataaacgtaaaaataaataaatcagcagactcggcgtaattcaaatcaaacccctaataaattgtcccacttcggtgtttgaggtggatatgcgtgtcactaagagctaaacacaagtctccctgcaaattactcacaaaatggtactagctgcactactaatagcagcaagcccagccacaagcaaaccaaaaaaaaggaaaataaaacgttattgtggccctaagaagggctgttgggttcttgtagaatcactcctgcctaacactattctaatagaacaccctaacgctttccctgaccagcagcagctctctccctagcggcatccagacacagaatgatccgagcagatcacctgatctggccagccaaccactgctatcgacgtgtaagggtaccacgtcatgctgggtggagtgcagagtctcctggcttgtgattggctctgtttctggccgccaaaaagcaaaacggcgggagatgccattttctcgagcgggcgaagtattcgtccgagcaacgagcagtttcgagtacgcttatgctcggatgagtatgttcgctcatctctaatccctacACATCACCACAGCCATCATCCTACATATCCCCAGTCCACTATCCCTACACATCACCACAGCCATCATCCTACATATCCCCAGTCCACTATCCTTACACATCGCCACAGCCATCATCCTATATATCCCCAGTCTACTATCCCTACAAATCACCACAGCCATCATCCTACATATCCCCAGTCCACTATCCCTACACATCACCACAACCATCATCCTACATATCCCCAGTCCACTATCCATATACATCACCACAACCATCATCCTACATATCCTCAGTCCACTATCCATACACATCACCACAACCATCATCCTACATATCCTCAGTCCACTATCCATACACATCACCACAACCATCATCCTACATATCCCCAGTCCACTATCCCTACACATCACCACAGCCATCATCCTACATATCCCCAGTCCACTATCCCTACACATCACCCTGCATATCCCCAGTCCACTATCCCTACACATCACTACAGCCATCACCCTACATATCCCCAGTCCACTATCCATATACATCACCACAGCCATCATCCTACATATCCCCAGTCCACTATCCATATACATCACCACAGCCATCATCCTACATATCCCCAGTCCACTATCCCTACACATCGCCACAGCCATCATCCTATATATCCCCAGTCTACTATCCCTACAAATCACCACAGCCATCATCCTACATATCCCCAGTCCACTATCCCTACACATCGCCACAGCCATCATCCTACATAACCCCAGTCCACTATCCATACACATCACCACAACCATCATCCTACATATCCCCAGTCCACTATCCATACACATCACCACAACCATCATCCTACATATCCCCAGTCCACTATCCCTACACATCACCACAGCCATCATCCTACATATCCCCAGTCCACTATCCCTACACATCACCCTGCATATCCCCAGTCCACTATCCCTACACATCACTACAGCCATCACCCTACATATCCCCAGTCCACTATCCACATACATCACCACAGCCATCATCCTACATATCCCCAGTCCACTATCCATATACATCACCACAGCCATCATCCTACATATCCCCAGTCCACTATCCCTACACATCGCCACAGCCATCATCCTACATAATCCCAGTCCACTATCCCTATACATCACCACAACCATCATCCTACATATCCCCAGTCCACTATCCATATACATCACCACAACCATCATCCTACATATCCCCAGTCCACTATCCCTACACATCACCACAGCCATCATCCTACATATCCCCAGTCCACTATCCCTACACATCACCCTGCATATCCCCAGTCCACTATCCCTACACATCACCACAGCCATCACCCTACATATCCCCAGTCCACTATCCATATACATCACTACAGCCATCATCCTACATATCCCCAGTCCACTATCCATATACATCACCACAGCCATCATCCTACATATCCCCAGTCCACTACCCATATACATCACCACAGCCATCATCCTACATATCCCCAGTCCACTATCCCTACACATCACCATAGCCATCACCCTGCATATCCCCAGTCCACTATCCCTACACATCACCACAGCCATCACCCTACATATCCCCAGTCCACTATCCATATACATCACCACAACCATCATCCTACATATCCCCAGTCCACTATCCCTACACATCACCACAGCCATCATCCTACATATCCCCAGTCCACTATCCATACACATCACCACAGCCATCATCCTACATATCCCCAGTCCACTATCCATATACATCACCACAAACATCATCCTACATATCCCCAGTGCACTATCCCTACACATCACCACAGCCATCACCCTACATATCCCCAGTCCACTATCCCTACACATCACCACAACCATCATCCTACATATCCCCAGTCCACTATCCATACACATCACCACAACCATCACCCTACATATCCCCAGTCCACTATCCATATACATCACCACAACCATCATCCTACACAGCCCCAGTCCACTATCCCTACACATCACCACAGCCATCACCCTACATATCCCCAGTCCACTATCCATATACATCACCACAGCCATCATCCTACATATCCCCAGTCCACTATCCATACACATCACCACAGCCATCATCCTACATATCCCCAGTCCACTATCCCTACACATCACCATAGCCATCACCCTACATATCCCCAGTCCACTATCCATATACATCACCACAACCATCATCCTACACAGCCCCAGTCCACTATCCCTACACATCACCACAGCCATCATCCTACATATCCCCAGTCCACTATCCATATACATCACCACAACCATCACCCTACATATCCCCAGTCCACTATCCATACACATCACCATAGCCATCATCCTACATATCCCCAGTCCACTATCCCTACACATCACCACAGCCATCATCCTACATATCCCCAGTCCACTATCCCTACACATCACCACAGCCATCATCCTACATATCCCCAGTCCACTATCCCTACACATCACCATAGCCATCATCCTACATATCCCCAGTCTACTATCCCTACACAACCCCGGGGCACTTTCTCTACACGCATTGTTCAGCGAGCGCCGCCCACCTGTTGCACAGCCTCTGCATCATGTGATCTTCTTAAAGCGCGTGACGCGGAACTCTGCGCTGGATGTGAGGTCACGTGATGGCGGTCATAGGGACCGGAAGCGGAAGCCTTTCTGTTTACAGTCGTGATCTGTAGTTCCTCTAAAGATGGGTTGTGACGGAGGAACAATTCCCAAGCGCCATGAGCTGGTGAAAGGGCCTAAGAAGGTGGAGAAGGTAACCAGGCAAAACGGGAGGGATACAATGTATGGCTATGGCCCGTGGGCTGCAGTCCGATCCTCCCCCGGCTCTACTCTTTTACCCTCCTCTACCCCCCCCTACCCAACCCCCGGCCCATGATGATATATAAGTAGAAGATCTCTATCTTATTCTGGTTGAAAGTTTTCAGTGTCTGGGACCACTGCAGGGCCGTGAAAGGtcctgtctccaggagaacacatCATGCTCCTTTTGTTGTTGTCTTGCAGATTGATAAGAATGCAGAGCTGGTGGCCCGCTGGTATTACTGCACCCTGAGCCAAGAGAAGCTGAGGCGGCCGGTGGTGACCTGCGAGCTGGGAAGGTGCGCCCCATCCTACTTTATTTCACACTGTCCCTGttctcaagatctctgcttgttccACGCTTAATATGCAATCCTGACGGAGACATTTGCCTGCCAGTAAAACATCCTGAACGGTGATTCTGTTATGTTTATCTGGCAGGAGACACAGTGCTACATTCAGTTTGTTATAACCATTATAGTTTGTAGGTAGTCAATCTCCTTGTCTTCCTATAGGCTGTACAATAAAGATTCTGTTATTGAATTTTTACTGGACAAATCCCCAGATAAACCACAAGCAGATTCTGCCGCCCATATCAAGAGCATCAAGGTAAGTGGAGCTTCTCATCTGGTTATATTAAATGAGTGTTTTCCAGTCCACAGGATATTTCATAAAAACATAATTGGTTTGCGTCCTGTTTCTGGGACCTCTTCCTATCTCGGGAATGGGGGCACAGTCAAATGGAGAGTTTGCTATGCACTTAGGTATTTTAATTGCTCCCGTAGACTTGAAAGGAGAGTGGCTGTGCATTCTGTTATGAGAGCCAATAAGTTTTTTCTCTTGTGTATCCATTGAACAGAAGCGTCCTCTGGGGAGTCCATCTGATTGTTAGCAGGCCTCTTTTCTGTCAGTTGGGctcttttttttcacatttaaaaaCCATCCCATATTTCATGGCAGTCCTacagtgatgccccacagtaATGGGCAGTCACcgtagatccccccccccccatagttgtCGGCAGTCACGGTGGATGCCCCTCACAGTAGCATCTACAGCCTTTGACCAGCTGCAGGCAGAAGAGTCATCACATGCCGTCTAAGATGCATCTATCACATAGGCTGCTTGTGGTCTTGTGTGATAAATGGAAAGCACAGAAGCTAAAGGCTGGCACACATGGGAGGTGCGAGCCACGCTCTGCTCAGCAATATGTTGGTTTCTAAGACCTTCAGAAAACACATAATTCCAATGGTCTCACCACCTAATGGGGTCAAGACCCACTGCTACAGTGTCTCCTTTCTcagaaaaaaaacctcttttaAGAGACCGCATGTAAACTTTACGGCTGTATTTCATATCGACCAAGTGTTACATCATATGTATGGGACTGTTGCATTCACAATTTGGCTGGTGCTTGCCTACTGCCCATCATTGTAGTGATAAACGCAGCTTGCCGCTTACTAATGATTCTGCTCCTGTACAAGACGCAGAAGACTACAGTATTGCGCCTGGTGTAAACATTACCTTTCCTGCATTGCTACTCAGACATCAAACCTACAGTGGCATCAgtatgagctctgctgctgggggacCAACAGGAATAAAGCATCTCAGTATACGACCAAGAACAGTGCTGTCTGTTTATTGTGTGCTTAATAAAATTTTGCTTGTCTCCATCAGAATGTGATTGAGCTGAATCTAACTGATAACCCGGCTTGGACAGGTGACAAAGGCAACACAAAAGGTGACAAATACGATGACCAGCGAGCACAGTTCATTTGTCCTGTTGTGGGCCTGGAAATGAACGGCAGACATCGGTATGTGCACAGAAAAATAATAGTTCTGTGTTATAGCATGTTCATGTTCACGTCAATTCCAACATGTTATCTGCCTAAGAATCTTAAAGGAAAATCTGCCATATGAAATTACGCATCCTGTCTTTCCCCAATTTTGGAATGCAGCCGATATAAACTTTAATCCAACCTTATACTAATTAATTGCAGCAGCTACTGGGGGTTTCTATTAGCCTCAGGGAGCTCCTGGCcgcaggctactccacacccccagtAACCAATTCAGAGTCGCCTACCTGCTTGTCCTTACATTTTTGTTGCACGTCTTTGGCATCGTACGAGCTAAGCACAGTAGCTCCTGTTCCACTGCCGGATGCACCTGCTAGTTGTGAGCTTTTAGCAAAAAGCTGCAGCACTCCACAATTCAAATCAAaaagtacatctaccatcagatttactgatggtgttAGACTGGCATCGCTGACATGCTCAACACATTTGGGGAGTCCGTGTAACTCTTTCTGGTTTTCTTCAACCTCCGTCATACTGAGAAATATATtttctaaaaatatgtaaatgagccagaagtgctccgACCGATGTCACCAAAGTGCCTCTTGGCTCCAATGTCTTAAAATATGCAACCCCCCCACCATTCAATATGCATCCCTatagctcatttacatatttctcaGTATTACAGAGGTTAAAACAAGAAAATAGGTGCACTGATCCTCAAAGGTACATGTCAgtgaggacagtctaccatcggtaaatctgatggtagttgTCATTTTAAGCTACTTTTTATTACCTTGTGTACTTTTAAAATCCTTGTGACCAAAGCCtttctatatccccccccccccccccccccaatgccctTTTAAATATCTACCCACTTGGTAAAGTATCTTTTCATTATATACTCACCGTACATAGTAGGTATTTTTTGGAGCGACAAATCTCCTTTAAGACCATTAGCCGTTAAAAAGTTATGACATGTGGTTAatcttaaaaataattttaatgtttttaaaaatgtttcagtGTCCCTTCCATTTGATAAAAAAAGTACTAAAGAGCCTGCCCACCAGGCTGAATATTTTGGGTAATACTTGTTTATTCTGTAGGATTTTACTAAACTAGATACCTCATTTACAACATGCCCAAGGCAAATATCTTTTCATAGGTAAAACCCCTATTATTGGCTGCTATTAATGGAAGTAAAACTCTTTATAGCCTTTAATGATTTTGATTCTGACACTTGCTGTCTATTGCATGAGGCTGCGGTAAAGAAAATCACTAATTGCTGTTACTAGAGCTCAGGCAAAATGGGAGCCCCTGTAATAGTGGACGCAGAATAGAAGAATCAGCACTTCAAATCTACAGTCATAAAATAAATACACTAGAAAGTTGGTTAATAAATTCTATTAGCTTGTTTTTAATAAGTCAAAGCAAGAATATCTTTTAATCTCTGGTATCTATGCTCTACATTCCTCCCAGGTTCTGTGTGCTCAGGCAATGTGGTTGTGTCTTTTCCGAGAGAGCACTGAAGGAGATCAAAACAGACATTTGTCATAAGGTAAGCATTTTAGGAGTGCTCTATGTGTGTATAGTTCTGTATTGTAATACATCTGCACACTCGTCTGAAAAAAAGTCACGATGCCTTACAGAAGGTGCCTGAAACCTGTACTTTGGCCCCCAGCAGCACAGTATATTTCAGGAAAGGAGTGCTGATCTGGTTCCTAGTGAAGAGCTAAGCCATGACACAGATTTGTGCAGATTTAGGATACAGTAGCTGCAGTTTGTGGTGTAGTTGTTTCTCCAGGCCAATGCTGTATTTCTTATTAGAAATGAAACTTCTCCAGAAAACCACTTATAGACTtatcattttaaatttttttttccttagtaCTGTGGCGCCTTCCCCTCTAAGGGCAGCTGAACCCCTTATATAACCAATGACCTTTTTAGGTTAATTTTTCATTCAAATTCCCTTTAAAAGCTCACACATTGGGCTTGAATGCTTCATTTGAATAAATGTCAAGCCCTGCTACCTAAAATTCTACCTTAAAGGGGAGTCTACCACCTTCTGACTCAACCACAAGACAATCTTGTTATTGGGCACACTAAGATTTCCAGACCCACCTTCTCTTCATCAATCTGTCATATTgaagaaaataaattttttttatttctataaaaatTAGCTTTGTGATGGATCGGGGAAGTGGCCATGCCTGCTGGCAAACCTGTTTTCTGCTAAATACTGTATGCTTGTTAAAGTGGGAGGTGCTTTATGGGAAGCAGGTGTACCAAACCTTGGTTTGTTCTCGGAGGCACTGAAAAGCTCATTTGCAAAAAGATGAAAGCTGAATTTTCTAAAAGAATAAAGATAATTCGAAATGATAAAAACATAACCCTTAATCCAAATATTTAAACGCCCCAAAATTTATCAGTGTCTAAGTGCATACTAAAATAGATTTATGGGTCAGTTGTGAACCAGAACATAGGCCACCTTGACGGCTTCAAAGGATGAGGCAGCTATGTGATGCTATAGTTGTTTATTGGTCCTCGCTTGGGCTAGGTTCTATGTAATATGCTTATGTAAGGTGAGCAATAAACGAGAAGGATAAGGCTTTTAAGTTAAAACTATAAGGTATCAATGAGGCGTTACAAGATTGTAGAGAAAAAGGTtaattctgtttaaaaaaaaacagataaggcagaaaaaaaatagaaactaaGAAAAATATTGCCAAGTAAGTGAAAATAATGCTAtatttatttttcaagtatatacaatttttgtgctgaaaattccccactcggcttgtactcggatatccaaaaaataaataaactgactactcaccattccgacagcCCAGGCAGCTCCttctcatcttcatgccgcaggtccgcaaCAGCTGTGTGGGaagcgcctcttctgtcttcatgccccCACTAGGTCCGCGATATCTTTGTGCGCACGGCCTGGCCGTGATGTCAGCTCATAGCTTTTGCAGACCTGGTGCTGATGCACGTGAAGACGGAAGAAGCGCTGTCCATGGAGTTgtcgcggacctgcggcatgaaggtgaagaggagctgccggggccgtcggaatggtgataTATACTCaaaggggacttgctggctatatactctgggtctgtgaccaatgcatttcccagagcttggcttatactcgagtcaataggttttcccagtttttgttggtaaaactaggtacctcggcttataatcgggtcgccttatacttgagtatatacggtaaatgataAGAATGATGAAAATATAGAGTGTGGGcccactttttaaatttttttccatgtacagagctgtgtgtgggcttgttttctgtgtaacaaattgtacttcccagtgactgtatctaatattccatgccgtgtagggCAAGcatggaaaaaaattataaatgtggCGAAATTGGCGCAAAAACATGTTTGCAGAACTTTCTTGTAGGCTCTGTATTAATGCCTTTGGTTCCAATTGACtcctcaactttattctttgtgtttgTACGAtcatgggaataccaaatttatatagattttcatAGACTCATAgatagtatgaaaaaaaaaattcttaaattttccattttctggcgctaataactttttcatactacaacGTATAGATATGTTTGTGGTCTCATTTTGTCGGGATaagactttatttttctttctttgcaactattttggggactgcacaaccttttgcgcctacaaaaaaattaataaaaagtgatcaaaaaggtgaaaaagtgtaaatttgggcactattttccttcACGGGAtttaataaccgtttttatatttaaaagattgggcattttgggatgcagtgatccCTTACATGgattgatttttgaaaaaaattttttatagcaGTTGTATGGAAAGAGGGGGGATAAACTCCAGGCTGTCATAGTTACTGATTGCCACCCCCTCACGGGGGTGGCAATCGAATCCAATATTGTGGCATGCATGCAGGTTTTAAATGCCTCCGGCCGCGATTGTTGCTGGtgagtgcagcaaacacccaccttgtacagAGAGAGAGCTGTCCGGAACCCTCTCTACCCGCTCCTGACATGCACCGTACTATTTCCATGCGTGTCGGGAAggggctgatgacaggttctgttccacaggaatggGGCATTGCAagtgtggtgccaatatacataaaaggatcaaaaagccatcctgaaaactacagacctgtgagtttaacttctgttgtggggaaaatatttgaggggtttgttagagatgctatcctggagtatctaacTGTAGATAACCTTATAACCAAGCATAAGCATAGGTGTATGAgtgatcggtcctgtcagactgatctgattggcttctacgaggaggtaagttctagtcTGCACCTGGAGAAGGCTGTGGATGTTATGTGTCTAAGGCACTTGATGCAGTGGCTCATAAAAAGTTGGTACATAAAATTAGGCTTATAGGACttagggaaaatctgtgtatttaggtaagaaattggcttagtgatagaaaacagagggtcgtcattaatagcACATTATCAGATTGGGTCGAAGTGACCAGTGTGGTCTTACAGAGGTCCGTATTCACACTGACACTTACACAGTATTATCTGCAAGTATTGAAACTTATACCATTTGCGCCAGTGTGTTTTTATAAGAGTGAACTGGCTTTTCTGATTTGCCTTCGCTGGTAATGACAGTGTGCCCTTACACTGACATAACCAAAGGTTATAGTGTTTAAACAATTTCTATAAATTACCTGTGCTGGCTAAAAGTACTGGATAAGTGTAGAAAATTACACTGAATGCGATGATGTTTACGCTAACCTATATTGAATGCTGTTCTGATGATACTGCTTGACTAAGTACAGTAAAGTAAAGAAGGGTACATTCCCACAGCTGTATGCTCACCCGGCCACATACTTCtgtatgctggagaggaggaggaggtggtgacccctccatagagaacagcggcacacggccgcaagggagcatgttctatcttttccccgtgcacGGC comes from Engystomops pustulosus chromosome 6, aEngPut4.maternal, whole genome shotgun sequence and encodes:
- the RTF2 gene encoding replication termination factor 2 isoform X2, which gives rise to MGCDGGTIPKRHELVKGPKKVEKIDKNAELVARWYYCTLSQEKLRRPVVTCELGRLYNKDSVIEFLLDKSPDKPQADSAAHIKSIKNVIELNLTDNPAWTGDKGNTKGDKYDDQRAQFICPVVGLEMNGRHRFCVLRQCGCVFSERALKEIKTDICHKCGAIFKDDDIILLNGDKDEIEQLRKKMEERRLRAKMEKKSKKTKPAECVSENGHTEEGAAGPSGMAKASKTNSRDKISFVSSTESTEPKSSENASSSSSSSSSSAAKRPNPSVGSKSEAYKSIFTSHSSAKRTKDQSSNWVTHTAYYF
- the RTF2 gene encoding replication termination factor 2 isoform X1, yielding MGCDGGTIPKRHELVKGPKKVEKIDKNAELVARWYYCTLSQEKLRRPVVTCELGRLYNKDSVIEFLLDKSPDKPQADSAAHIKSIKNVIELNLTDNPAWTGDKGNTKGDKYDDQRAQFICPVVGLEMNGRHRFCVLRQCGCVFSERALKEIKTDICHKCGAIFKDDDIILLNGDKDEIEQLRKKMEERRLRAKMEKKSKKTKPAECVSENGHTEEGAAGPSGMAKASKTNSRDKISFVSSTESTAEPKSSENASSSSSSSSSSAAKRPNPSVGSKSEAYKSIFTSHSSAKRTKDQSSNWVTHTAYYF